One window of Dysgonomonas mossii genomic DNA carries:
- a CDS encoding peroxiredoxin family protein translates to MKYAKYFLFVGIALIGLSSNTTRTSGLSSEGIYPGNLFPDIKNLENKSGTKMNLSDLKGQKILVNFWAAYDAPSHKDNVLFANVIENKKYPVRMVSVSFDKNESVFERTLTMDRIDAKYQFIAKNDAYSSLYDHYQLRKGFKNYLIDENGVIMAMNLSPNDLDQLLKKN, encoded by the coding sequence ATGAAGTATGCGAAGTATTTCTTGTTTGTAGGTATTGCTTTAATCGGCTTATCATCGAATACAACAAGAACTTCTGGGCTTTCTTCGGAAGGTATTTATCCGGGAAACCTGTTCCCTGATATCAAGAATTTAGAAAACAAATCAGGGACAAAAATGAACCTGTCTGATCTGAAAGGTCAAAAAATATTGGTGAATTTCTGGGCTGCTTATGACGCCCCTTCACACAAGGACAATGTACTTTTTGCAAATGTAATAGAGAACAAAAAGTATCCTGTGAGAATGGTGTCAGTATCTTTCGACAAGAATGAATCTGTATTTGAAAGAACGCTGACTATGGATCGCATAGATGCGAAGTATCAGTTTATAGCAAAAAACGATGCTTATTCAAGCTTATACGATCATTACCAATTGAGGAAAGGATTTAAGAATTACTTAATCGATGAAAACGGAGTAATTATGGCAATGAATCTTTCGCCCAACGATTTAGATCAGTTATTGAAAAAGAATTAA
- a CDS encoding aspartate kinase: protein MKVQKFGSASIATVDKIKEVADIVVKDNGNIVVLSSMRGTAEALTEISDYLYKKNQEGAIEIINGLEKQYVELVDSLFDNEESKKLAHELLTSKFDYIRTFTKDLFTLFEERVVLAQGELISSELFHLYLLDKKVNAVLIPALEFMRTDKNSTPDPVYIKEKLSALLEESKGADLYITQGYICKNAYGEIDDLRKGGSDFSASLIGVAANAKEIEIWADVDTMQNNDPRYVKTTTPIRQLNFDEAAELAYFGTKILHPSSILPAKLADIPVRLKNTQYPDAAGTLISNKTEANVIKAVGARDNITAIKIKSGKMLLAHGFLRKIAEVFENYQTSLDMLATSEVGVSLTIDDDRNLQAIVDDLKKYGTVSVDPDMVIVSVIGDLESQDSGISVDIMGAMKEIPVRMLSYGGSRYNFSFLIYKKDKERTLQILNDKLFN, encoded by the coding sequence ATGAAAGTTCAAAAATTTGGAAGTGCATCTATAGCTACTGTTGACAAAATAAAAGAAGTGGCTGATATTGTAGTGAAGGATAATGGCAATATTGTTGTGTTATCTTCTATGCGTGGCACGGCCGAAGCTTTGACTGAGATATCCGATTACCTATATAAAAAGAACCAAGAAGGAGCAATAGAAATAATAAATGGGCTCGAAAAGCAATATGTAGAACTGGTTGATTCTCTTTTCGATAACGAAGAGTCTAAAAAACTGGCGCATGAGCTTTTGACTTCCAAGTTTGATTATATCCGTACATTTACCAAAGACTTGTTCACACTCTTCGAAGAGCGTGTGGTGTTGGCTCAAGGTGAATTGATAAGCTCCGAACTATTCCATCTGTATCTGTTAGATAAGAAGGTAAATGCTGTATTGATCCCTGCGCTAGAGTTTATGCGCACAGATAAAAACTCAACTCCCGATCCTGTATATATTAAAGAGAAACTATCGGCATTGCTTGAAGAGTCTAAAGGTGCTGATTTGTATATCACACAAGGCTATATTTGTAAAAATGCTTATGGCGAAATAGACGACTTGCGTAAGGGTGGAAGTGATTTCAGTGCATCATTGATAGGTGTAGCTGCAAATGCCAAAGAGATAGAAATCTGGGCGGATGTAGACACTATGCAAAACAATGACCCGCGTTATGTAAAAACAACAACGCCTATCCGCCAGCTGAATTTTGATGAGGCGGCAGAACTTGCATACTTTGGGACTAAGATACTTCATCCATCAAGTATTCTCCCTGCTAAACTTGCTGATATTCCTGTTCGCTTAAAGAATACGCAATATCCTGATGCGGCAGGTACGCTTATATCTAACAAGACAGAGGCAAATGTGATAAAGGCGGTAGGTGCAAGAGATAATATTACTGCGATAAAGATAAAGTCGGGGAAGATGTTGCTTGCCCACGGATTTTTGCGTAAAATAGCAGAAGTTTTCGAAAATTATCAGACATCACTCGATATGTTAGCAACCTCGGAGGTAGGAGTATCATTGACAATCGATGACGACCGTAACCTTCAGGCCATTGTAGATGATCTGAAAAAATATGGAACTGTATCAGTAGATCCTGATATGGTAATTGTATCGGTAATTGGAGACCTGGAGTCGCAAGACTCGGGTATATCGGTAGATATTATGGGAGCCATGAAAGAAATTCCGGTGAGAATGTTGTCTTACGGAGGTAGCAGATATAATTTTTCGTTCCTTATATATAAAAAAGATAAAGAGAGAACACTTCAAATATTAAATGATAAATTGTTTAATTAA
- the lysA gene encoding diaminopimelate decarboxylase yields MTKGNFPVDKLKGIETPFYYYDTDLLKRTLKIVKEETKKYGFIQHYAIKANANRRILELIASEGFGADCVSGNEVKAAITAGFPASKIVFAGVGKTDKEINLALDLNIFCFNVESMPELVVLNELAAKKGKTAQVALRINPNVDAHTHEYITTGLNENKFGFSMAHLDNAIEVLKSLKNLKLIGIHFHIGSQIEDVHTFDPLCERINELQDLFEAKGMKLENINVGGGFGIDYEDPDANPISDFQRYFELFHKGLKLRDGQVVHFELGRAIVAQCGSLVTKVTYVKHGESKTFVIVDAGMTDLIRPALYQAYHKVENISSDLPIQKYDVVGPICESSDVFVKDYELNESKRGDLLVLRSAGAYGEIMASQYNCRDIPKSYFSDKI; encoded by the coding sequence ATGACAAAAGGAAATTTTCCTGTTGATAAACTGAAAGGTATAGAGACACCTTTTTACTATTACGATACAGACTTGTTGAAAAGAACACTGAAAATCGTAAAAGAAGAAACTAAAAAATATGGATTTATTCAACACTATGCCATAAAAGCAAACGCTAATCGCAGGATATTGGAATTGATCGCCTCAGAAGGCTTTGGTGCCGATTGCGTAAGCGGAAATGAAGTGAAGGCAGCAATAACAGCAGGGTTTCCTGCGTCGAAGATTGTTTTTGCCGGTGTTGGGAAAACCGATAAAGAAATAAATTTGGCCTTAGACCTCAATATCTTCTGCTTTAATGTAGAGTCGATGCCTGAGCTCGTTGTTTTAAATGAGTTGGCAGCCAAGAAAGGTAAAACAGCGCAAGTAGCTCTTCGTATCAATCCGAATGTAGATGCGCACACTCACGAATATATCACTACAGGGCTAAATGAAAATAAGTTTGGATTCAGTATGGCTCACCTTGATAATGCAATCGAGGTCCTTAAGTCATTGAAGAATCTTAAACTTATTGGAATTCACTTTCATATAGGTTCACAAATCGAAGATGTGCATACATTCGACCCTTTGTGTGAGCGTATAAACGAACTACAGGACTTGTTTGAAGCTAAAGGAATGAAGCTTGAAAATATAAATGTCGGCGGTGGTTTTGGTATCGATTATGAAGATCCGGACGCAAATCCGATTTCTGATTTTCAACGCTACTTTGAGCTATTCCATAAAGGACTAAAGTTGAGAGACGGCCAAGTTGTTCACTTCGAATTGGGAAGAGCCATTGTTGCTCAGTGCGGTTCGTTGGTGACCAAAGTTACTTATGTAAAACACGGCGAAAGCAAAACTTTTGTTATCGTAGATGCAGGTATGACAGACCTTATACGTCCGGCTCTTTATCAGGCGTACCATAAGGTGGAAAATATATCTTCCGACTTACCCATACAGAAGTATGACGTTGTAGGACCTATTTGCGAATCATCGGATGTGTTTGTAAAAGACTACGAACTGAACGAGTCTAAAAGAGGAGATTTATTGGTGTTACGTTCTGCCGGAGCATACGGTGAAATAATGGCATCTCAATACAATTGCAGAGATATCCCTAAATCTTATTTCTCTGATAAAATTTAA
- a CDS encoding glycosyltransferase family 2 protein, producing the protein MTEILSSFEFNLTEIVGFSVFVLLFIIQLLYYFLYYRKPYRRATKETEDTGKATQPMQKVSVIIVSENEVDSLSENLPVILEQEFFDYEVIVVNNGSTDESDVLLRSLELRYPNLYHTYLPYSNDKKMDRRKLALTIGVKAATGDILLFTEPYCKPVSKNWISSMVNELSSDKDVVLGYSCFKENKKFFNRLARFDNLLFSMQCICSVFNKKPYIGNYRNLLFRKHLFFDHKGYASLLNIESGEDLFISRIMDESNTSVSLVQDSFMETDIEGLSLWRQIKRSFCSIRPYLNKRVTALFSLEAITRSAFYLLFIALVVYSIFFSQWALLGLSVFLFLLRLTTQLIILNKSSQYFFSGKFYFSLPLLDIIQPLYNMRFRGRRFK; encoded by the coding sequence ATGACTGAAATACTATCATCTTTCGAATTTAATCTGACTGAGATTGTTGGGTTCTCTGTCTTTGTTCTTTTATTTATAATACAGTTGCTTTATTACTTCCTGTATTATAGAAAGCCATATAGACGGGCTACAAAAGAGACAGAGGATACAGGTAAAGCAACTCAGCCTATGCAGAAAGTGTCGGTGATTATTGTCTCTGAGAATGAGGTAGATAGTTTGTCGGAAAACTTACCTGTTATATTAGAGCAAGAATTTTTTGATTATGAGGTGATTGTGGTCAATAACGGGTCTACCGATGAAAGTGATGTTTTGTTAAGATCATTAGAGCTGCGTTATCCTAATTTATACCATACCTATCTTCCTTATTCGAATGATAAAAAGATGGATAGGCGTAAATTGGCTTTGACGATAGGTGTTAAAGCCGCAACGGGAGATATTCTGCTTTTTACCGAGCCCTATTGTAAGCCTGTATCCAAGAACTGGATTTCTTCGATGGTGAATGAATTGTCTTCCGATAAAGATGTTGTGTTGGGGTATTCGTGCTTCAAAGAGAACAAGAAGTTCTTCAATCGCTTAGCTCGATTCGATAACTTACTATTTAGTATGCAGTGTATATGTTCTGTATTCAATAAAAAACCATATATAGGCAATTATCGCAATCTTCTTTTTCGTAAGCATTTATTCTTTGATCATAAAGGATATGCTTCACTATTGAACATAGAGAGTGGGGAAGACCTCTTTATAAGCCGGATTATGGATGAGTCAAATACATCTGTTTCTCTAGTGCAAGATAGCTTTATGGAAACAGATATAGAAGGCTTATCTCTGTGGAGACAAATAAAAAGATCGTTTTGCTCTATACGTCCATATCTGAATAAGCGAGTGACGGCATTGTTTTCGCTTGAAGCAATTACCCGTAGTGCTTTTTATTTATTGTTTATTGCCTTAGTGGTATATAGTATATTTTTCAGCCAGTGGGCTTTGCTCGGACTTTCTGTTTTCTTGTTCTTGCTAAGATTAACGACTCAACTGATCATCCTGAACAAATCTTCTCAATACTTTTTCTCGGGAAAATTCTATTTTTCTCTTCCGCTTCTGGATATTATTCAGCCTTTGTATAATATGCGCTTCAGAGGGCGACGATTCAAATAG
- a CDS encoding archaeosortase/exosortase family protein codes for MRIRDKNFINNKYYQKLEPFKDIIWFLALFLIFEFIWKLFVHIGDDEKILLVLGKDLTRYTEGFCLWTAETIFWLIHDVLGNHNFFINGTVLQFEGSIPIDIVWGCTGLKQLFMFTFILTFYFGPIKKKLWYLPMALLILLIVNILRLIFIFYIIKDPFPEWFISVNEWYNNRTWSNTRENYYQFYKDWFNVFHRDIFTWIYYDGVIFILWLIWEEKINKPFSRLKEKISN; via the coding sequence ATGAGAATACGAGATAAAAACTTCATAAACAATAAGTATTATCAAAAACTAGAACCGTTTAAGGACATCATCTGGTTCTTGGCACTTTTCCTGATATTCGAATTCATATGGAAGCTTTTTGTCCATATAGGAGATGATGAAAAAATACTATTGGTATTGGGTAAAGACCTCACTCGATACACCGAAGGTTTTTGCTTATGGACTGCCGAAACAATTTTCTGGTTGATTCATGATGTTTTAGGCAATCATAATTTTTTCATCAATGGAACTGTACTTCAGTTTGAAGGCTCTATACCCATCGATATAGTTTGGGGCTGTACAGGCCTGAAACAACTATTCATGTTCACATTTATTCTCACATTTTACTTTGGACCGATAAAGAAGAAATTGTGGTATTTGCCCATGGCATTGCTTATTCTGTTGATTGTAAATATCCTTCGCCTTATTTTTATCTTCTATATTATAAAAGATCCATTTCCCGAATGGTTCATATCAGTAAACGAATGGTACAATAACCGTACATGGAGTAACACGAGAGAAAATTATTACCAGTTCTACAAAGACTGGTTCAATGTATTCCACCGCGATATATTCACATGGATATATTATGATGGTGTTATATTTATCCTCTGGCTTATATGGGAAGAAAAGATAAACAAGCCTTTCTCCAGACTGAAAGAAAAAATATCAAATTAA
- a CDS encoding outer membrane protein transport protein, with amino-acid sequence MLKRKVLLLFAVSAIMVCLIEAQTNSPYSRYGYGVLRDQYVGASKAMGGIGYGLRNSQSANPLNPASYSRVDSLTFLFDMGVSFNKGKLSDGTNSDSHYSGGLDYITILVPLKKGLGMSFGVIPFSSVGYKFGSTETASGGTTVTYTKSFTGSGGLSQVYGGLGYSTPLKGFSVGANASFLFGTMNHTRSLPSVGSSGTNSYTSTDYTELSMKSAKFDIGVQYEFPVSKKDVFTVGAVYSPKINSKADYTNYHYELNVAGGIASGDTITQNGISAGLPETYGAGFTWKRNERLVVGADITYQKWDGVKYSSLMGDELSDSERFNNRWRYNVGAEYMIDPYDRSFFKKIKFRGGLNYSNSYLNVTEASTKKVEGYKEYGATLGFGFPIRDNLGGRVSYINLNFEYKKIKPQIKTMIAEEYFGVSLNVNINEFWFFRKKID; translated from the coding sequence ATGTTGAAGAGAAAAGTACTTCTTTTATTTGCCGTTTCGGCTATTATGGTATGCTTAATAGAGGCACAAACAAATTCCCCTTACAGTAGGTATGGTTATGGAGTTCTGAGAGATCAGTATGTAGGTGCGTCTAAGGCGATGGGAGGCATCGGATATGGTTTGCGTAATAGCCAAAGTGCAAACCCTCTCAATCCGGCTTCGTATTCGAGAGTAGACTCTCTTACATTTTTATTTGATATGGGAGTGTCATTTAATAAGGGTAAGCTTAGTGACGGTACAAATTCAGATTCTCATTACAGCGGAGGATTGGATTATATCACAATCTTAGTACCACTCAAAAAGGGACTTGGTATGAGTTTTGGAGTTATTCCTTTTTCTTCTGTAGGATATAAATTCGGATCAACAGAGACTGCAAGCGGTGGTACTACTGTAACTTATACAAAATCGTTCACCGGATCGGGCGGCCTAAGCCAGGTTTATGGAGGACTAGGTTACTCTACTCCATTGAAAGGGTTCTCTGTAGGAGCAAATGCGTCTTTTCTTTTTGGTACGATGAATCATACAAGAAGTCTTCCTTCTGTAGGCTCTAGTGGTACAAATAGTTATACTTCTACCGATTATACCGAACTGTCTATGAAGTCTGCTAAATTTGATATTGGTGTTCAATATGAATTCCCTGTTTCGAAGAAAGATGTCTTTACAGTCGGTGCTGTATATTCTCCTAAGATAAACTCAAAAGCAGATTATACAAATTATCATTATGAACTGAATGTAGCAGGAGGTATTGCCAGCGGTGACACCATTACTCAGAATGGAATCAGTGCAGGTCTTCCTGAAACATATGGAGCCGGATTTACATGGAAACGTAACGAAAGGCTTGTTGTAGGAGCTGATATTACCTACCAGAAATGGGATGGAGTGAAATACTCTTCACTCATGGGAGATGAACTGTCCGACAGTGAACGTTTCAATAATAGATGGAGGTACAATGTAGGTGCCGAATATATGATTGATCCGTATGACAGAAGTTTCTTCAAAAAAATAAAATTCAGAGGAGGGCTTAACTATAGTAATTCTTATTTGAATGTAACCGAAGCCTCTACGAAAAAGGTAGAAGGATATAAAGAATATGGTGCAACCCTTGGATTTGGTTTCCCGATAAGGGATAATCTAGGAGGAAGGGTTTCATATATTAATTTAAACTTCGAATATAAGAAGATTAAGCCACAGATTAAAACCATGATTGCCGAAGAATATTTTGGAGTTTCTCTAAATGTGAATATTAATGAGTTCTGGTTCTTCCGTAAGAAAATTGACTAA
- the lptC gene encoding LPS export ABC transporter periplasmic protein LptC, with amino-acid sequence MQQLKTRQNLSVVTVFLSVMAFFFISCKEEVKSTVDLHYDADKVPSLNTDSVTMLISDSGLIRYKVIAKTWEIFDRAKDPHWFFPHGFYFEQLDTVFNVVATVKSDSAWNYTSRKIWRWKGNVVIRNRLNETFKSEELFWDQRQQKVYSKKYVEVFRPDKMTLHGMGGFEANQQMTEYRFWNVKDSPITYNEDQEANADDQNNEEKKE; translated from the coding sequence ATGCAACAGTTAAAGACACGACAGAATCTATCGGTTGTAACAGTATTTTTATCTGTTATGGCTTTCTTTTTTATATCCTGTAAAGAAGAAGTAAAGAGTACTGTCGACCTCCATTATGATGCTGATAAGGTTCCCTCTTTGAATACGGATAGTGTAACCATGTTAATATCCGATTCGGGGCTCATACGATATAAAGTGATTGCTAAAACATGGGAAATATTCGATAGGGCAAAAGATCCTCACTGGTTTTTCCCTCATGGTTTTTATTTCGAGCAATTGGATACAGTCTTTAATGTTGTCGCTACAGTAAAATCAGATTCGGCTTGGAATTATACTAGCCGGAAAATCTGGAGATGGAAAGGGAATGTGGTAATTCGTAATAGACTTAACGAAACTTTTAAGAGCGAAGAATTATTTTGGGATCAGCGTCAGCAGAAAGTGTATTCAAAGAAATATGTAGAAGTTTTTAGACCTGATAAAATGACTTTGCACGGTATGGGTGGGTTTGAGGCAAATCAACAAATGACAGAATATCGATTCTGGAATGTGAAAGACTCGCCAATAACATACAATGAAGATCAAGAAGCGAATGCAGATGATCAAAACAATGAGGAAAAGAAAGAATAG
- a CDS encoding peptidylprolyl isomerase — protein sequence MAALQKIRSKSSLLIGVIALGLLAFVLPWSEISSFINKSKDKAFTVDGEVVTTKQYADRIAQWEHFQKIMSGQNSLDENATLQIREMVYQQMVKEIILDKQAAQLGLNVTKEELNDMVTGPNVAPILHQIPFFVNPQTGQFERAALNQFIQTISQDDTNLPENQRAEIQARREIWTFIQNMMKYQRLEEKYSAIVAGIVIPTATEAKSAFDDSKTQASISYVVQKYTSIADSLVAKDVTDKDIKALYDQRKNNFKLESELRKISYFVKDVVPSDEDYAAVEKEINAIHDKFVATDNPGLLVNEYSNNQYVDAFISVNTLPADMKEFAQTATIGQVNGPERNEQSYIMYKLVDRTSAADSVKLQMIPLPQGLDQATATHISDSLLNVIKGGKDFSALANELMPGSNGGNIGWATEMALASAGGDLIKKCFGAAKGDVFNVSINGQTQIVRVEDKTNPVAKVKIALIQMPVIVSDKTQNSVDNELNQFVAENGNVQNFDNAALTKGYNIISNAVVSPSDMLLGQVAGSRQVISWAFNNKVGSVKKFDNLTNKRIIAVVKNEISGDYMPVSEVSAMLKAELINDKKAEKIIADLKAKNLTSLDGYAQAIAGRVDTVNFVTFQTNNISGVGYEPLLNVYAKHGQVNKLEAPKKGKSGVYVIDVTSKTENTATFDPAQSKQMIRQSNMYQLMSQAMLVLKEKMNVKDNRVAFW from the coding sequence ATGGCTGCTTTACAGAAAATTAGAAGCAAATCGAGTCTCTTGATCGGAGTTATCGCTCTCGGACTATTGGCATTCGTCCTCCCTTGGAGCGAAATATCTTCTTTTATAAACAAAAGTAAGGATAAAGCATTCACTGTAGACGGTGAAGTTGTTACAACTAAGCAGTATGCAGATAGGATTGCGCAGTGGGAACATTTTCAGAAAATAATGTCTGGACAGAACTCATTGGACGAAAATGCTACTTTGCAAATTCGCGAAATGGTTTACCAACAAATGGTGAAAGAGATTATTCTCGACAAGCAGGCTGCTCAACTTGGCTTAAATGTGACCAAAGAAGAATTGAATGATATGGTTACAGGGCCTAACGTAGCTCCGATACTACATCAGATACCATTCTTCGTTAATCCTCAAACAGGTCAATTCGAAAGAGCGGCTTTAAATCAGTTCATACAAACTATCTCTCAGGATGATACTAATTTACCTGAGAATCAAAGAGCTGAAATTCAGGCAAGGAGAGAAATCTGGACATTTATCCAGAATATGATGAAATATCAACGTCTCGAAGAAAAATATTCAGCTATAGTTGCAGGTATTGTGATTCCTACAGCCACAGAAGCTAAATCGGCTTTTGATGATTCTAAGACACAAGCCAGCATCTCGTATGTTGTACAAAAATATACTTCTATCGCAGACTCTTTAGTTGCTAAGGATGTAACAGATAAGGATATTAAAGCGTTATACGATCAACGTAAAAACAACTTTAAGCTTGAATCTGAATTACGTAAGATTTCTTACTTTGTAAAAGATGTTGTTCCGAGTGATGAAGATTATGCTGCTGTAGAAAAAGAAATCAATGCTATTCATGATAAATTTGTAGCAACAGATAATCCTGGACTACTTGTTAATGAATATTCAAACAATCAGTATGTAGATGCATTTATCTCGGTAAATACTTTACCTGCAGATATGAAAGAATTTGCTCAAACAGCTACAATTGGTCAAGTAAACGGACCTGAACGCAACGAGCAATCATATATAATGTATAAGTTGGTTGACAGAACTTCTGCTGCCGACTCTGTAAAACTACAGATGATTCCATTACCTCAGGGCTTGGATCAGGCTACTGCAACTCATATTTCAGATAGTTTGCTAAATGTAATTAAAGGAGGTAAAGATTTTTCTGCTCTAGCAAATGAGTTGATGCCGGGATCAAATGGCGGTAATATTGGCTGGGCTACAGAAATGGCTTTGGCTAGTGCCGGTGGAGATTTGATCAAAAAATGCTTCGGAGCAGCTAAAGGCGATGTTTTCAATGTGTCAATAAATGGTCAGACACAAATCGTACGTGTTGAAGATAAAACCAATCCTGTTGCAAAAGTTAAGATTGCACTTATACAAATGCCGGTGATTGTTAGTGATAAGACTCAAAACTCGGTAGATAACGAGTTGAACCAATTTGTTGCTGAAAATGGAAATGTTCAGAATTTCGATAATGCTGCATTAACTAAAGGATATAATATTATATCAAATGCAGTTGTTTCTCCGTCTGATATGTTATTGGGGCAGGTCGCAGGTTCTCGTCAAGTTATATCTTGGGCTTTCAATAATAAAGTTGGGTCTGTGAAGAAATTTGATAATCTTACAAACAAGAGAATCATTGCTGTAGTTAAGAATGAAATAAGCGGTGATTATATGCCAGTATCAGAAGTTTCAGCAATGTTGAAAGCTGAATTGATTAATGATAAAAAGGCAGAAAAAATAATTGCTGATCTGAAAGCTAAAAACTTGACTTCACTAGATGGATATGCTCAAGCTATAGCAGGTAGAGTTGATACTGTAAACTTTGTTACTTTCCAAACGAATAATATATCGGGTGTTGGTTATGAGCCGTTGTTGAACGTATATGCAAAACATGGGCAAGTAAACAAGCTGGAAGCTCCTAAGAAAGGTAAATCGGGAGTGTACGTTATAGATGTAACAAGTAAGACTGAAAATACAGCAACATTCGACCCGGCACAGTCAAAACAAATGATACGTCAAAGCAACATGTATCAGTTGATGTCTCAGGCAATGTTGGTTCTGAAAGAAAAAATGAATGTAAAAGACAACAGGGTTGCATTCTGGTAA